The following proteins are encoded in a genomic region of Ictalurus furcatus strain D&B chromosome 6, Billie_1.0, whole genome shotgun sequence:
- the kansl1l gene encoding KAT8 regulatory NSL complex subunit 1-like protein — protein sequence MPPALDKTLEKDRRIHVSSPILTRDVNSSRDMDAQIKPMNDSYARFWFDLSSLSVLDSCRMKSSLELPEIPLQSLVHNSASYQMELQPSLGSLLGCASIDESGADCPSLRDDSGFEEQTAAEEQSGSASKDHQNLMRTLSPLQSFQKGSEPLSSAISSGFRNSNQSNALRPIWLSAAHSAVQEEVDSQTARLASQHRVLATRMDGAKLRLHALLGENALQNFTEQLDEMRRKLSPTSAKTEPDPLSPAINERANALGARGEADCLPDHSSGLISSTLSGPAVQQGSGTLSSSSECSSVEKSSESVQLIRCVQSLVQCGQAVLREAQQALDSDATESSSDDDETKEEETRGKRPSSGCLGCEWRFQCERAKLASQWTWLKLRLSELGLQIQQVSQLHQHLLASKGGVVLAEAQPLTDLQIQQTLLTETAGLTLTAGHTHDLHPELDMEPSSPTCLLRNIERQSAQLSQIVNSLMVPLSDSSSRCPVAKGDSRCWRGSRKRPFNSHVKDVFLHTGSTCARKAAQKKRRVCRRGQLLSQVDIAPVCARTRPLVTYHKPRLFIMDQSPVTQQGADSSAYRRSSSVSCDPMSVCSDLVHSKSTNSTANTLHGMLKPSKSTVSHWIPTASFKDDWFHRSRSIILSPSFTAAEKHASSIFNCTHERQAAQTHCKGTPTWETPRQTCRRTVTRRRQRREDADMCLSQSGMFSPSAEDSTEDVLTPHRTKPHQRKSQFPLRRRKGESIYNINNMSLVASTTVEKLQYKDIPTPSWRVVELSPLVKEEVEEDIHKVESLSDEVFIRRHQRYERREKRCWSSWEKGRRCTLRTSCTDVPSGCEPMPWACSAPTDAPQDNVEEREPQLPWERRTFPLSKPDEDTLRHHEDALKAEDAVWSKNE from the exons ATGCCGCCAGCCCTCGACAAAACTTTAGAGAAAGACCGCAGGATTCACGTTTCGTCGCCAATTTTAACCCGAGACGTGAATTCCAGCAGAGACATGGATGCTCAGATTAAACCGATGAACGACAGCTATGCTAGGTTTTGGTTCGATCTCTCCTCCTTGTCCGTTCTAGACTCCTGTAGAATGAAAAGTTCTCTGGAGCTACCAGAGATACCCCTACAGTCACTGGTTCACAACTCAGCATCTTATCAAATGGAGCTCCAGCCAAGCTTGGGATCATTGCTCGGCTGCGCGTCCATTGACGAAAGTGGTGCGGATTGTCCGTCGCTTCGCGACGACTCCGGTTTCGAAGAACAAACCGCGGCCGAAGAACAGTCCGGGAGTGCTTCGAAAGATCATCAGAACTTAATGCGAACTCTATCACCTCTGCAGAGCTTCCAAAAAGGAAGCGAACCTCTTTCTTCAGCAATATCAAGCGGATTCAGGAACAGCAACCAGAGCAATGCTTTAAGACCAATATGGCTCTCAGCAGCTCACAGCGCAGTGCAGGAGGAAGTGGACTCTCAGACAGCGCGACTCGCGTCTCAACACCGTGTATTAGCAACTCGCATGGACGGAGCGAAACTGAGGCTCCATGCCCTGCTGGGTGAAAACGCCCTGCAGAACTTCACCGAGCAACTTGACGAAATGAGGAGGAAACTCTCACCCACGTCCGCCAAAACCGAACCTGATCCACTCAGTCCCGCAATAAACGAACGTGCTAATGCTTTAGGGGCTCGTGGGGAAGCCGACTGTCTTCCTGATCACTCTTCCGGGCTGATATCCTCAACGTTGAGTGGTCCAGCAGTGCAGCAGGGAAGTGGCACCCTTAGCAGTTCCTCTGAATGCTCCTCAGTGGAGAAAAGCTCTGAGAGTGTGCAGCTTATCAGATGTGTACAGAGTTTAGTACAGTGTGGACAGGCAGTACTTCGCGAGGCACAGCAGGCTTTGGACTCAGACGCTACAGAAAGCAGCTCAGATGATGATGAGACCAAGGAAGAAGAGACCAGAGGAAAGAGACCCAGCTCAGG ctgtcTGGGATGCGAGTGGAGGTTTCAGTGCGAGAGAGCGAAGCTGGCGAGTCAGTGGACGTGGCTGAAGCTCAGGCTGTCTGAACTGGGTTTGCAGATTCAGCAGGTTTCACAGCTCCATCAGCACCTCCTCGCCAGCAAG GGAGGTGTTGTTTTGGCCGAGGCTCAGCCTTTGACAGACCTGCAGATCCAGCAGACTCTGCTCACCGAGACGGCCGGTTTGACGTTAACAGCGGGACACACACACGATCTCCACCCCGAGCTCGACATGGAGCCTAGCAGCCCCACATGCCTCCTCCGAAACATCGAGAGACAG agTGCCCAGCTGAGTCAGATAGTGAACAGTCTGATGGTTCCTCTGAGTGACTCGTCCTCACGCTGTCCTGTAGCTAAAGGAGACAGCAGGTGCTGGAGAGGCTCAAGAAAAAGACCTTTTAACAG CCACGTGAAAGACGTGTTCTTGCACACCGGTTCCACGTGTGCGCGCAAGGCGGCTCAGAAGAAGAGGCGTGTGTGTCGCCGAGGTCAGCTCCTGTCTCAGGTGGACATCGCTCCTGTGTGTGCACGGACACGCCCTTTGGTGACTTACCACAAGCCCCGCCTCTTCATCATGGACCAATCGCCAGTCACACAGCAG GGTGCAGACTCCTCAGCCTACCGGCGCTCAAGCTCTGTTTCCTGTGATCccatgagtgtgtgttcagaccTAGTGCACTCCAAAAGCACAAATAGTACAGCCAACACACTTCACGGCATGCTCAAGCCAAGCA AGAGCACAGTGTCCCACTGGATCCCTACGGCTTCCTTCAAAGACGATTGGTTCCATCGGTCTCGATCCATCATTCTGTCGCCCAGCTTCACCGCTGCAGAGAAACATGCATCCTCCATATTCA ATTGCACACATGAGCGCCAGGCTGCACAGACGCATTGTAAAGGAACACCGACTTGGGAGACACCCAGACAGACCTGCAGGCGGACAGTGACAAGACGACGCCAGCGCCGGGAAGATGCCG ATATGTGTTTGTCCCAGTCTGGCATGTTTTCTCCCAGTGCTGAGGACAGTACAGAGGACGTTCTCACACCCCACCGCACAAAGCCACACCAGAGAAAGTCACAG TTTCCATTGCGAAGGAGAAAAGGCGAAAGCATCTATAACATAAACAACATGTCTCTGGTTGCCTCTACAACAGTGGAGAAGCTGCAGTATAAGGACATTCCCACACCCAG CTGGAGGGTAGTGGAGCTTTCCCCGCTCGTAAaggaagaggtggaggaggatATCCATAAG GTGGAGTCGCTATCAGATGAGGTGTTTATTCGGCGACACCAGAGATATGAGCGCAGAGAGAAACGCTGCTGGAGCTCCTGGGAAAAGGGCAGGAGATGCACACTCAGGACTAG CTGTACGGATGTGCCGTCTGGTTGTGAACCGATGCCATGGGCGTGCAGCGCACCTACAGATGCACCACAGGACAACGTGGAGGAAAGAGAG CCTCAGCTGCCCTGGGAGAGACGCACGTTCCCGCTGTCTAAGCCTGACGAGGATACTCTGAGACATCACGAAGACGCACTTAAGGCCGAGGACGCGGTCTGGTCAAAGAACGAGTAG